The Coriobacteriia bacterium genome has a window encoding:
- a CDS encoding AIPR family protein, whose amino-acid sequence MPKAVTPEEMFKLIEAAFTACEPEVSVPARAPLYWMLRYVFGLEEIEAQDAICDGANDKGIDAIHVDESEKVVYVLQSKRREKYGTSLGDSDLKHLVGTLGQLATPEGAELLASSGNAELAQLIIRHDLASRLQEDYSVRGVLVTNLPEDSQARTYLKTQVRSGMSLDLWDLERLYKALRHIVGSEYVEGPAYLHFTKKGSFSYSLSDSVEIIVALVPAKDIAGLPGIEDDTLFDHNVRGPLGNTRINKDIQRTIKDVGEHPLFPAYHNGMTIICKKLKRGRGRLELRDLSIVNGCQSAKTIAGNKSSLTDDLMVLVKIVNADPEASPLAYELTNKITQRSNNQNAITMRDLRSTDAKQRELSDEFQALFGSKVTYDIRRGEKDKAEIVIPNDLAAQELVSLYLEEPWDGHKKTELFEKKYDAVFSTSVHAQQVYFAHMFYEAAIANRDAIEDPSVASYQLTAFVLMYLARLILDQDVASRDLILEPLPIVTNSKKSMAVRTTLAQLLRSVAIDLNFYIKDERKKDQFWDYRRAFKRKIDVVALGDDVVKSYQKEIARDPSRAISL is encoded by the coding sequence GTGCCGAAAGCCGTCACGCCTGAAGAGATGTTCAAGCTGATCGAAGCTGCGTTCACTGCCTGCGAGCCTGAAGTAAGCGTACCAGCGCGTGCGCCGCTCTACTGGATGCTGCGATACGTGTTCGGTCTTGAGGAGATCGAAGCGCAAGACGCGATCTGTGATGGCGCGAACGACAAGGGCATCGATGCCATTCATGTGGACGAGAGCGAGAAGGTCGTCTACGTCCTTCAGTCCAAACGGCGCGAGAAGTACGGCACGAGTCTCGGCGACTCGGACTTGAAGCACCTCGTTGGGACCCTCGGGCAGCTTGCGACCCCTGAGGGTGCGGAGCTTCTGGCGTCATCCGGCAACGCCGAACTCGCCCAACTTATCATCCGGCATGACTTGGCGAGCAGGCTACAGGAGGACTACAGCGTCCGAGGTGTTCTTGTAACGAACCTGCCTGAGGACTCACAGGCGCGGACGTACCTGAAGACCCAAGTCCGTTCGGGCATGTCACTGGATCTCTGGGACCTCGAGCGGCTCTACAAGGCGCTTCGCCACATTGTCGGCTCTGAGTACGTCGAAGGCCCCGCCTATCTTCACTTCACGAAGAAGGGATCGTTCTCGTATTCGCTGAGTGACAGCGTCGAGATCATCGTTGCTCTAGTCCCGGCCAAGGACATTGCGGGCCTGCCCGGCATCGAAGACGACACCCTCTTCGATCACAACGTGCGCGGTCCGCTCGGAAACACCCGTATCAACAAAGACATTCAGCGGACGATCAAGGACGTTGGCGAGCATCCGCTGTTCCCGGCATATCACAACGGAATGACGATCATCTGCAAAAAGCTCAAGCGAGGACGCGGTCGGCTGGAGCTACGTGACTTGTCGATCGTCAATGGCTGTCAGTCGGCGAAGACGATAGCGGGCAACAAGTCGTCGCTCACCGACGACCTGATGGTGTTGGTAAAGATCGTCAATGCCGATCCTGAGGCGAGCCCGCTCGCATACGAACTCACGAACAAGATCACGCAACGGAGCAACAACCAGAACGCGATCACGATGCGAGACCTAAGATCCACCGATGCGAAGCAGCGTGAGCTATCGGATGAGTTCCAGGCGCTATTCGGGTCAAAGGTGACGTACGACATACGGCGCGGCGAGAAAGACAAGGCCGAGATCGTTATTCCGAACGACTTGGCGGCCCAAGAGCTCGTTTCGCTGTACCTAGAGGAACCGTGGGATGGCCACAAGAAGACTGAGCTCTTCGAGAAGAAGTACGACGCGGTCTTCTCAACTTCGGTACACGCGCAACAGGTCTACTTCGCGCACATGTTCTATGAAGCCGCGATCGCTAACCGTGATGCGATCGAGGACCCATCGGTGGCCTCGTATCAACTCACGGCATTCGTATTGATGTACTTGGCTCGCCTTATCCTGGATCAGGACGTTGCCAGCCGTGATCTCATTCTCGAGCCGCTTCCGATCGTTACGAACTCGAAGAAGAGCATGGCGGTAAGGACCACGCTGGCACAGCTCTTGAGAAGCGTGGCGATCGACCTGAACTTCTACATCAAGGACGAGCGGAAGAAGGACCAGTTCTGGGACTATCGGCGAGCATTCAAGCGCAAGATCGATGTCGTGGCGCTCGGCGATGACGTCGTCAAGTCGTATCAGAAGGAGATCGCCAGAGATCCGAGCCGAGCCATCTCCCTCTGA
- a CDS encoding S8 family serine peptidase: MKLRRALIALALLASTAGLGLAASQSTAVAGSSAFEQRVVPQSAIAVAASSTAGSASVATTTIEATPAVSANSGRVLVSFKASATPKALSAVARSAETSTGSVDQVVPGLYSFDVPKGRSATKFAKQLAASGRVAYAVPDYVRQPVAYLPPAYPAAGPDDPDFQFAPTGGSYYKNKSGHYVLVASYPRGRSWWLRDIHAPEAWAQGYTGSNIIGKYPLRASGTEITVAVLDSGLYSGHPDNGADIVPGHDFFDHEGPGRTIVEDNDVSPPPANSVSHKLPYSERVLTVAHGTCVSGEIGATANNGVGTIGVGYDTRVVVHKVMGVFANGTSGIPDSALIAAIVYSVDVDHASVINMSVGAYGASPALQAAVNYAYARGAVLVGAKGNDAKSKAFYPGCCKHVISVGALDKNAKAVTIPASYSNYSKTSLDVMAPGTFIWGLNQPGVNLIPSLTSTPGYFVWDGTSMATPVVSGAVAWLWRAAPALSNAEITREVLDSAATGPKSKRYPSGYRRLDMARTYARLISDYPLLTNPVIDVRTVASLGSVPVNWQIPVAHLRGVSYHWVDDSTTSGDTADTGATFPWTAGDHTVTVQASSAYNWDDHTSHASAVMHVVSPVAGHAAWLGAHVAGSAATLATPAYGVAMPIDATLEDASGTPLAGATVALQSSRDGGAFADVPGAIVTNLPGGVYASTVTQEARTFYRFTFAGSGAVSGTVSAAVTIVPGVSLSTPSSKSSISHTKSIAVRGTLMPAHATGSRVVKLKIKRWNGHRWADYSAVWTRVTLRSASYGTYAVSLKLKKGGYRLYAYAPDDGQHSATTSGFHAVAVK; this comes from the coding sequence ATGAAGTTGCGCCGCGCTCTGATCGCACTTGCCCTGCTCGCGTCGACCGCCGGACTCGGACTCGCTGCATCGCAGTCGACCGCCGTCGCCGGCTCCTCGGCGTTCGAGCAGCGGGTGGTGCCGCAATCCGCCATCGCCGTGGCAGCATCCTCGACGGCCGGCTCGGCATCTGTCGCGACCACCACGATCGAAGCCACCCCGGCGGTCTCGGCGAACTCAGGCCGCGTGCTGGTGAGCTTCAAGGCGTCGGCGACTCCCAAGGCCCTTAGCGCCGTCGCCCGCAGCGCAGAGACGTCTACGGGGTCGGTGGATCAGGTCGTGCCGGGCCTCTACTCGTTCGACGTGCCCAAGGGCCGCTCGGCGACGAAGTTCGCCAAGCAGTTGGCCGCCAGCGGCCGCGTCGCCTACGCGGTTCCCGACTATGTGCGCCAGCCCGTCGCCTACCTGCCCCCGGCCTACCCGGCGGCAGGTCCCGACGACCCAGACTTCCAGTTCGCGCCCACAGGCGGCTCCTATTACAAGAATAAGAGCGGCCACTACGTGCTCGTCGCGTCGTATCCGCGCGGCCGCTCGTGGTGGCTGCGCGACATCCACGCGCCCGAAGCGTGGGCGCAGGGCTACACAGGTAGCAACATCATCGGGAAGTATCCGCTGCGGGCGAGCGGCACTGAGATCACAGTGGCAGTGCTCGACTCCGGCCTCTACAGCGGGCATCCCGACAACGGTGCCGATATCGTCCCCGGGCACGACTTCTTCGATCACGAGGGGCCTGGCCGAACTATCGTTGAGGACAACGACGTCTCGCCGCCACCCGCCAACAGCGTCTCACACAAGCTGCCGTACTCCGAGAGGGTGCTTACGGTCGCTCACGGCACGTGTGTCTCGGGCGAGATCGGGGCAACCGCCAACAACGGTGTGGGCACGATCGGGGTGGGCTACGACACGCGCGTGGTCGTCCACAAGGTTATGGGTGTCTTCGCCAACGGGACATCGGGGATTCCCGACAGCGCGCTTATCGCCGCGATCGTCTACTCGGTCGATGTCGACCATGCGAGCGTCATCAACATGAGCGTCGGCGCGTACGGCGCATCGCCGGCTCTGCAGGCCGCCGTGAATTACGCCTACGCGCGGGGCGCGGTGCTCGTTGGTGCCAAGGGCAACGATGCGAAGAGCAAGGCCTTCTACCCCGGCTGTTGCAAGCATGTGATCAGTGTGGGGGCTCTGGACAAGAATGCGAAAGCAGTGACGATTCCCGCCAGCTACTCGAACTACTCCAAGACGTCGCTGGACGTCATGGCCCCCGGCACCTTCATCTGGGGCCTAAACCAGCCCGGCGTCAACCTGATTCCGTCACTCACCAGCACTCCCGGCTATTTCGTCTGGGACGGCACCAGCATGGCCACTCCGGTGGTGTCGGGCGCTGTCGCGTGGCTGTGGCGCGCTGCACCCGCGCTCTCCAACGCCGAGATCACCCGCGAGGTCTTGGACTCTGCCGCCACGGGGCCGAAGTCGAAGCGGTATCCCTCGGGGTATCGTCGGCTCGACATGGCCCGCACGTACGCGCGCCTCATCTCCGACTACCCCTTGCTCACGAACCCGGTAATCGACGTGAGAACCGTGGCGTCATTGGGCTCGGTGCCGGTCAACTGGCAGATTCCGGTTGCGCATCTCCGCGGGGTTTCGTATCACTGGGTGGACGACTCGACCACGTCGGGCGACACGGCTGATACCGGCGCGACGTTCCCGTGGACAGCTGGGGACCATACGGTGACGGTCCAAGCCTCGAGCGCCTACAACTGGGACGACCATACCTCCCACGCCAGCGCCGTGATGCACGTGGTGTCCCCGGTCGCTGGCCATGCCGCGTGGCTCGGGGCGCACGTCGCGGGTTCGGCCGCGACGCTGGCAACGCCCGCCTACGGAGTCGCAATGCCGATCGACGCCACACTCGAGGACGCATCCGGGACTCCGCTTGCCGGCGCGACAGTGGCGCTGCAGTCCTCGCGCGACGGCGGCGCGTTCGCCGATGTCCCGGGCGCGATCGTGACCAACCTTCCAGGTGGTGTGTACGCCTCGACAGTCACTCAGGAGGCCCGCACGTTCTATCGATTCACCTTCGCTGGAAGCGGCGCGGTCTCTGGCACCGTCTCGGCTGCCGTGACGATCGTCCCAGGCGTGTCGCTGAGCACGCCATCGTCCAAGTCGAGCATCTCCCACACGAAATCGATTGCCGTCCGCGGCACGCTCATGCCCGCGCATGCAACCGGCTCGCGAGTGGTCAAGCTCAAAATCAAGCGCTGGAACGGGCACAGGTGGGCCGACTACTCGGCGGTCTGGACGCGCGTGACCTTGCGGTCGGCCAGCTACGGCACGTACGCGGTCTCGCTCAAGCTCAAGAAGGGTGGATACCGCCTCTACGCGTATGCCCCCGATGACGGCCAACACTCAGCCACGACGAGCGGTTTTCACGCCGTGGCGGTCAAGTAG
- a CDS encoding PASTA domain-containing protein, with amino-acid sequence MADDITPTNPESELPTPDESPFFAPVAPAVPNATAPEAADPEPPADATTDDIAAGSEAAATADSASSTGAAEPDSTSPESPLPDFAAEQPAAEVDLGATAPHDFRDETEVDPASSQLTQLIPPVEAAAEIPPFDPQAAQMTQLVPVVAEQAAPETPAAVVAPLPTVVAGSRVVIVVSRGASPIPPAAVVAVPHVIGTSQGEALGKLQEAGLSAQVFNEYSELTRGEVTAQMPEFGQTAAAGSEAVLLVSGGPAPELTLSVPLPDVVGLSEADALARIQAGGLSPQVVRDFSANVPLGIVVAQLPSGHSVAEAPRKKGSLWWLWTLLVIAVLVAMGGGIYYYLNRTAAVPNVVGLSQAQAEQAITAAGFKLGSIATTQTISASEVGKVTTQTPSPDTQVKLIDQVNIVVSGGQKLFSIPDVTAKSQAEARSILTSAGLQVSSSTAYSTTVPKDSVISQSPGAGEKVPSGTTVGLTVSLGVQSVTVPGLQNMTTDQARNALKVANLSSVSMSEFTLTGTTKTLVFGQFPATGQAVAPGTIVGFLVSNGPPSNGSTATVSVPPVVGKTKNDAINALSKVTLSNTIVNWSGTGRPAGEVVGQAPGASEIVPKKVAVMLFVSNGK; translated from the coding sequence ATGGCTGACGACATCACCCCGACCAATCCGGAGTCCGAGCTACCCACGCCGGACGAGTCGCCGTTCTTCGCGCCCGTGGCGCCCGCCGTGCCTAACGCCACTGCGCCCGAGGCCGCCGACCCAGAGCCGCCTGCGGACGCCACAACAGACGACATCGCCGCTGGCAGCGAGGCCGCCGCAACTGCCGACTCCGCGTCATCGACGGGTGCCGCTGAGCCCGACTCCACCTCGCCCGAGTCGCCCCTGCCGGACTTCGCCGCCGAGCAGCCCGCCGCCGAGGTCGATCTCGGCGCGACGGCTCCACATGACTTCCGGGACGAGACCGAGGTCGACCCAGCCTCCTCGCAGCTCACGCAGTTGATCCCGCCCGTCGAGGCCGCCGCCGAGATCCCGCCGTTCGACCCACAGGCCGCGCAGATGACGCAGCTGGTTCCGGTCGTCGCCGAGCAGGCCGCCCCCGAGACGCCTGCCGCGGTCGTCGCCCCACTGCCCACGGTCGTCGCCGGTTCGCGCGTCGTGATCGTGGTGTCCCGAGGCGCCTCACCGATTCCTCCGGCGGCTGTTGTCGCGGTTCCGCACGTCATCGGAACGTCCCAAGGCGAGGCGCTCGGCAAGCTTCAAGAAGCGGGGCTCTCGGCACAGGTCTTCAACGAATACAGCGAGCTGACGCGTGGCGAAGTCACGGCTCAGATGCCCGAGTTCGGCCAGACCGCGGCCGCTGGCTCAGAGGCGGTTCTGCTCGTCTCCGGCGGTCCGGCTCCAGAACTGACGCTCAGCGTCCCGCTGCCCGACGTGGTCGGACTTTCCGAGGCCGACGCGCTCGCTCGCATCCAGGCGGGCGGACTGTCCCCTCAGGTGGTGCGCGACTTCTCGGCTAACGTTCCGCTGGGCATCGTGGTTGCACAGCTTCCGAGCGGGCACTCGGTCGCCGAGGCTCCGCGCAAGAAGGGTTCGCTTTGGTGGCTTTGGACGCTGCTGGTCATCGCCGTTCTCGTCGCCATGGGCGGCGGCATCTACTACTACCTCAATCGCACGGCGGCGGTCCCTAACGTGGTGGGCTTGTCGCAGGCACAAGCCGAGCAGGCCATCACCGCGGCCGGCTTCAAGCTTGGCAGCATCGCAACCACTCAGACGATCAGCGCGAGCGAGGTCGGCAAGGTCACCACGCAGACGCCGTCGCCCGACACGCAGGTCAAGCTCATCGACCAGGTCAACATCGTCGTCTCCGGCGGGCAGAAGTTGTTCTCGATTCCCGACGTGACCGCCAAGTCGCAGGCCGAAGCCCGCTCGATCCTCACCTCGGCCGGGCTGCAGGTCTCGTCGAGCACCGCCTACAGCACAACCGTGCCCAAGGACTCGGTCATCTCGCAATCGCCGGGCGCCGGCGAGAAGGTTCCCAGCGGCACGACGGTGGGGCTCACAGTGTCGCTGGGCGTGCAGAGCGTCACCGTGCCCGGCCTGCAGAACATGACCACCGATCAGGCGCGAAACGCGCTCAAGGTCGCCAACCTCAGCTCGGTGTCGATGAGCGAGTTCACGCTTACCGGCACCACGAAGACGCTGGTGTTCGGGCAGTTCCCGGCCACGGGTCAGGCGGTCGCACCCGGTACAATCGTCGGCTTCCTGGTGTCCAACGGCCCGCCCAGCAACGGCTCGACGGCGACCGTCTCCGTACCGCCGGTCGTCGGCAAGACGAAGAACGACGCCATCAACGCGCTGTCCAAGGTCACGCTCAGCAACACCATCGTAAACTGGAGTGGCACGGGGCGGCCCGCTGGCGAGGTCGTCGGTCAGGCCCCCGGCGCGAGCGAGATTGTCCCCAAGAAGGTCGCCGTGATGCTTTTCGTCTCCAACGGCAAGTAG
- a CDS encoding thiamine pyrophosphate-dependent enzyme, which yields MTNIVDIPAEEYILPGNRACAGCGIGIGLRAITKALDGQMVMTVPASCLTVLGGMYPIASVRVPWVNVAFPSTAAAAAGIRAGLRATGRDSEMTVLAMAGDGGTGDIGIQALSGAAERNDDFIYLCYDNEAYMNTGTQRSGLTPVGARTTTTWSGKRENPKDLPLIMEAHHIPYVAMTSAAFPADVFDKVSKARGITGLRYIHMNTPCPSGWGFDPKDSVALGKLAVDTGLVVLYEVEEGVFRLTGRSASLAKSGKRKPISEYLATQSRFRGVTPETAEEIQAWADERWSGYVARNAAGTE from the coding sequence ATGACCAACATCGTCGACATCCCGGCAGAGGAGTACATCCTGCCCGGCAACCGCGCGTGTGCCGGCTGCGGCATCGGCATCGGCCTGCGTGCGATCACCAAGGCGCTCGACGGCCAGATGGTCATGACCGTGCCGGCCAGCTGCCTGACGGTGCTGGGCGGCATGTACCCGATCGCGTCCGTGCGCGTGCCGTGGGTCAATGTCGCGTTCCCGAGCACGGCCGCCGCCGCCGCGGGCATCCGCGCCGGGCTGCGCGCAACCGGGCGTGACAGCGAGATGACCGTGCTAGCGATGGCCGGCGACGGCGGCACGGGCGACATCGGCATCCAAGCGCTGTCCGGTGCTGCCGAGCGAAACGACGACTTCATCTACCTGTGCTACGACAACGAGGCGTACATGAACACCGGCACGCAGCGAAGCGGGCTGACGCCGGTGGGCGCGCGTACCACCACAACGTGGTCGGGCAAGCGCGAGAACCCCAAAGACCTGCCGCTCATCATGGAGGCGCACCACATCCCGTACGTGGCGATGACGTCGGCGGCGTTTCCCGCCGACGTGTTCGATAAGGTAAGCAAGGCGCGCGGCATCACCGGCCTGCGCTACATCCACATGAACACGCCGTGCCCGAGCGGCTGGGGATTCGACCCGAAGGACTCCGTGGCGCTGGGCAAGCTCGCGGTCGACACGGGGCTCGTGGTCCTCTACGAGGTCGAGGAGGGCGTCTTCCGCCTCACAGGCCGGAGCGCGTCGCTCGCCAAGAGCGGCAAGCGCAAGCCGATCTCCGAGTACCTCGCCACCCAGAGCCGCTTCCGCGGAGTAACGCCCGAGACCGCCGAGGAGATCCAAGCCTGGGCCGACGAGCGCTGGTCCGGGTACGTCGCACGCAACGCCGCCGGGACCGAGTAG
- a CDS encoding AI-2E family transporter: MSTPVEAEKTPADQTLRSWAFAGIVIWAVVGFGLLIRGSGQVLGDVLPALTSFFIAGLLIAIFRPITRWLKAHKVPDALAALGGVLSAIVVMVLLVALFLVPVVSGAAGFFTSIPATVTTITNNVQSGVSNYQKLPNSVKNIIESMLTTLSSHASDAASNGVGMLVAGVSTIFSLGLEMFLGLILMFWFLKDGPRIAKAMLNVVPKRWHDDVAVIASSFDSSFSGYLVATAINCSVIFVLDGIGFTVIKLPNAWFIAAMVAILGIIPYLGSILSFLLAFVVGLLAGPAIGIETGVIVFMVDQIVYSFIGPIVAGKTVTLHPVMIIFALSVGAALAGILGAVLSIPIAAAIRVIFIYYRDRHAAGVYSGNPPSSVAEEA; this comes from the coding sequence ATGAGTACACCCGTGGAAGCGGAGAAGACCCCGGCCGATCAGACGCTGCGGAGCTGGGCTTTTGCCGGGATCGTCATCTGGGCGGTGGTGGGATTCGGCCTGTTGATCCGAGGCTCGGGCCAAGTTCTTGGCGACGTGCTCCCGGCACTGACGTCGTTCTTCATCGCGGGCTTGCTGATCGCCATCTTCCGGCCGATAACTCGCTGGCTTAAGGCGCACAAGGTACCGGATGCGCTAGCGGCGCTGGGGGGCGTGCTGAGCGCAATCGTGGTCATGGTGCTTCTCGTGGCTCTATTCCTCGTGCCGGTGGTCTCGGGTGCGGCCGGCTTCTTCACTTCGATTCCTGCGACGGTCACAACAATCACCAACAACGTCCAGAGTGGAGTCTCCAACTATCAGAAGCTGCCGAATTCCGTGAAGAACATCATCGAATCCATGCTGACCACCCTCTCGTCGCATGCGAGTGATGCCGCCAGCAACGGTGTCGGAATGTTGGTCGCGGGAGTGTCCACTATCTTTAGCCTCGGGCTAGAGATGTTCCTGGGCCTGATTCTCATGTTCTGGTTTCTCAAGGACGGCCCGCGCATCGCCAAGGCGATGCTGAACGTCGTTCCCAAGCGCTGGCACGACGACGTGGCCGTCATCGCATCGTCGTTCGACTCGTCGTTCTCGGGCTATTTGGTGGCTACCGCGATTAACTGCTCCGTGATTTTCGTGCTTGACGGCATCGGGTTCACGGTCATCAAGTTGCCCAACGCCTGGTTCATCGCGGCGATGGTGGCCATTCTGGGCATCATCCCGTACCTCGGCTCGATCCTGAGCTTCCTGCTGGCGTTCGTCGTTGGGTTGCTGGCGGGGCCGGCGATAGGCATCGAGACGGGCGTCATCGTGTTCATGGTCGACCAGATCGTGTACTCGTTCATCGGGCCGATCGTTGCGGGCAAGACGGTCACGCTGCATCCCGTCATGATCATCTTCGCATTGAGCGTGGGCGCTGCTCTTGCCGGGATTCTCGGAGCGGTGCTTTCCATCCCCATTGCCGCCGCCATCCGCGTCATCTTCATCTACTACCGCGACCGCCACGCTGCCGGCGTGTACTCGGGCAATCCCCCGTCCTCTGTCGCCGAGGAGGCCTAA
- a CDS encoding pyruvate ferredoxin oxidoreductase, whose translation MTTTVVITGNDAAANAAKLARVQVIAAYPITPQSPVVEQLAAWVESGELPAEFVAVESEHSAMTVCIGASTVGARAFTATSANGLAYMTEQIWWAAGARLPIVMCVANRAMAAPWNVLNDQQDSMSVRDAGWVQLYCRDNQEILDTTVQAYRIAEKLHVPVMVCYDGFLLSHTVMPVDIPAAETVDAFLPPFKEPFTVVDTADPRNIGPVVIAEPRDDAAGITRPGYMEIRALHNRALHDALDFIPAVDAEWAAATGRSWGGLTWEYALDDAEIVLVAAGSIGMQLTVTVDELRAKGVRVGVLGLRAYRPFPVEALRAKIADSKLAIVFDKAMSYGYGGPICNDLRAALFSAEKRPAVFGAICGLGGRDVTPAHLAETVERAIADYDDGVRERADEWVNLHLTGEADAS comes from the coding sequence GTGACCACAACCGTCGTCATCACGGGTAACGACGCTGCGGCCAACGCGGCCAAGCTCGCTCGCGTGCAGGTCATCGCTGCCTATCCCATCACCCCGCAGTCGCCCGTGGTCGAACAACTTGCGGCCTGGGTTGAGTCCGGCGAGCTACCAGCCGAGTTCGTGGCGGTCGAAAGCGAGCACTCCGCGATGACGGTGTGCATCGGGGCCTCGACGGTCGGCGCGCGCGCTTTCACTGCCACCTCGGCCAACGGACTTGCCTACATGACCGAGCAGATCTGGTGGGCGGCTGGAGCTCGGCTCCCCATTGTCATGTGCGTCGCGAACCGAGCGATGGCCGCGCCGTGGAACGTACTCAACGACCAGCAAGACTCGATGAGCGTGCGCGACGCCGGCTGGGTGCAGCTGTACTGTCGCGACAACCAGGAGATCCTCGACACGACCGTGCAGGCGTATCGCATCGCCGAGAAGCTCCACGTGCCGGTCATGGTCTGCTACGACGGCTTCCTGCTCTCGCACACGGTCATGCCGGTCGACATCCCCGCGGCCGAGACGGTCGACGCCTTCCTGCCGCCGTTCAAAGAGCCGTTCACGGTGGTCGACACGGCCGACCCGCGCAACATCGGTCCCGTCGTCATCGCCGAGCCACGCGACGACGCTGCCGGCATTACGCGCCCCGGCTACATGGAGATCCGTGCGCTGCACAATCGGGCGCTTCACGACGCGCTCGACTTCATCCCCGCTGTTGACGCCGAGTGGGCGGCTGCGACCGGTCGTTCGTGGGGCGGCCTGACCTGGGAGTACGCGCTCGACGACGCCGAGATCGTGCTCGTCGCGGCCGGGTCGATCGGCATGCAACTGACGGTGACGGTCGACGAGTTGCGCGCCAAGGGCGTACGTGTGGGGGTGCTCGGCCTGAGGGCGTACCGGCCATTCCCAGTCGAGGCGTTGCGCGCCAAGATCGCGGACTCCAAGCTCGCCATCGTCTTCGACAAGGCCATGAGCTACGGCTACGGCGGGCCTATCTGCAACGATCTGCGCGCCGCGCTCTTCTCGGCCGAGAAGCGGCCTGCGGTGTTCGGCGCGATCTGCGGCCTCGGCGGGCGCGACGTCACCCCCGCGCATCTCGCCGAGACGGTTGAGCGCGCAATCGCTGACTACGACGATGGCGTGCGCGAGCGTGCCGACGAGTGGGTAAACCTTCACCTCACTGGAGAGGCGGACGCGTCATGA
- a CDS encoding AI-2E family transporter — protein sequence MMREREWGATPMDTQSAEEAGARPVLTTTESWTRRLKITWTYVGIMILVIAGVMFFRAVLASVFTFVIGGLLAFLLRPIVSLLMRWKFPRGLAVLVTALLLVVVLGFGLMAVLPSVAAEVQQIATALAAQQQKLQTAATTAAAQLPSSAQASLAKAQAQAAAQAASKARDLALTLAKALGDLGAIVLDLFLGFIISIWFMLDGSHVSKWALSVLPPAWREDTAQVGRAFDNAFGGFIRGMAISMLLMFAGMALGFNLLGVPYAWALAALCGLLAVIPIIGGIVGGIIATLVALTISPQLAVWTLVVVLLVEQTVDSVIEPIVLGESVRLHPLAILFALAIGGAIAGIFGMIAAIPAVAAAYTVYLYFARKYGVLEPAPAAAPDAKAAKA from the coding sequence ATGATGCGCGAGCGAGAGTGGGGAGCAACGCCGATGGACACGCAGTCCGCCGAAGAAGCAGGCGCTAGACCTGTACTGACTACTACCGAGTCGTGGACTCGTCGCCTCAAGATCACGTGGACCTACGTCGGGATCATGATTCTGGTCATCGCCGGAGTCATGTTCTTCCGCGCCGTACTGGCGTCGGTCTTCACGTTCGTGATCGGCGGACTGCTGGCGTTTCTGCTGCGGCCCATCGTCTCGCTGTTGATGCGGTGGAAGTTCCCACGTGGGCTGGCCGTGCTCGTAACCGCTCTGCTTCTCGTCGTGGTGCTGGGGTTCGGCCTGATGGCCGTGCTGCCATCGGTAGCGGCCGAGGTGCAGCAGATCGCAACGGCACTCGCAGCCCAGCAGCAGAAGCTCCAGACTGCGGCAACCACCGCGGCGGCCCAGCTCCCGTCGTCGGCTCAGGCGTCCCTCGCTAAGGCCCAGGCGCAGGCGGCCGCACAAGCTGCGTCCAAAGCGAGGGACCTGGCGCTGACCCTGGCCAAGGCTCTGGGCGACCTCGGCGCCATCGTGCTGGACCTCTTCCTCGGCTTCATCATCTCGATCTGGTTCATGCTCGATGGATCGCACGTCTCGAAGTGGGCGCTGTCCGTCTTGCCGCCGGCGTGGCGCGAGGACACTGCCCAAGTCGGTCGCGCGTTTGACAACGCTTTCGGTGGATTCATCCGAGGAATGGCCATCAGCATGCTGCTAATGTTCGCCGGCATGGCGTTGGGCTTCAATCTGCTGGGCGTTCCCTACGCGTGGGCGCTAGCGGCGCTGTGCGGCCTGCTCGCGGTCATCCCGATCATCGGCGGCATAGTCGGCGGCATCATCGCCACCCTCGTTGCGCTGACCATCAGCCCACAACTCGCGGTCTGGACGCTGGTTGTCGTGCTCCTGGTCGAGCAGACTGTGGACTCGGTCATCGAGCCGATCGTCTTGGGAGAGTCGGTCCGGCTGCACCCGCTCGCGATTCTCTTTGCGCTGGCAATCGGTGGCGCGATCGCCGGCATCTTCGGCATGATTGCGGCAATTCCCGCTGTCGCTGCGGCGTACACGGTCTACCTCTACTTCGCGCGGAAGTACGGCGTGCTCGAGCCCGCACCTGCGGCCGCGCCTGATGCGAAGGCCGCCAAGGCATAG
- a CDS encoding SHOCT domain-containing protein → MFNSTFANFLWTLLWIYLVFIVIMMFVRVFSDIFMRENLSGWGKAGWMLVIFIFPLLGILIYMIARPKNTEQDKRMMQQAQAVQSRLVGGSSVDDIAKAQELLDKGAITQEEFKALKAKALA, encoded by the coding sequence ATGTTCAACAGTACTTTCGCCAACTTCTTGTGGACGCTGCTTTGGATCTACCTGGTCTTCATCGTGATCATGATGTTCGTCAGGGTGTTCTCTGACATCTTCATGCGCGAGAACCTGTCCGGGTGGGGCAAGGCCGGCTGGATGCTCGTAATCTTCATCTTTCCGTTGCTCGGCATCCTGATCTACATGATTGCGCGTCCCAAGAACACCGAGCAGGACAAGCGAATGATGCAGCAGGCTCAGGCGGTCCAGTCTCGTCTGGTAGGCGGTTCGTCGGTCGACGACATCGCCAAGGCGCAGGAACTTCTGGACAAGGGCGCAATCACTCAGGAGGAGTTCAAGGCCCTCAAGGCGAAGGCTCTGGCGTAA